Proteins found in one Takifugu rubripes chromosome 17, fTakRub1.2, whole genome shotgun sequence genomic segment:
- the c17h6orf120 gene encoding UPF0669 protein C6orf120 homolog has protein sequence MTLSCIALVVTLLLFQVRGHLNLSEDDNIPKEWVLLHVVQGHIGAGNYSYLRLNHDGRIILHMQSLKGDADIYVSDKTLRPSFDTYKLQSVTCGQDVVIVPRDFVRPVGIAIYGHPSYKESEFEMRVFYDQTVPQDPFDKGSYTSEDGQPSKSPQAADEDIQEEESILWTILIGLLKIILEILF, from the coding sequence ATGACGTTGAGCTGCATTGCTCTTGTCGTCACCCTCCTGCTgttccaggtcagaggtcacctgaaCCTCTCAGAAGATGACAACATCCCTAAGGAGTGGGTGCTGCTCCATGTGGTCCAAGGCCACATTGGGGCAGGAAACTACAGCTACCTGCGTCTCAACCATGACGGCAGAATCATCCTTCATATGCAAAGCCTAAAGGGAGATGCAGACATCTACGTGTCTGATAAAACACTCCGGCCCAGCTTCGACACCTACAAGCTGCAGTCGGTCACCTGTGGCCAGGATGTGGTGATAGTGCCGCGAGACTTTGTCAGACCTGTGGGCATTGCCATTTACGGCCACCCGTCGTATAAGGAAAGTGAGTTCGAAATGCGAGTTTTTTATGACCAGACAGTTCCCCAGGACCCGTTTGACAAGGGCTCATACACTTCAGAAGATGGTCAGCCAAGTAAATCCCCTCAGGCAGCAGATGAAGACATTCAGGAAGAAGAATCCATCCTGTGGACAATTCTCATCGGACTTCTGAAAATTATACTTGAGATTTTGTTCTGA
- the mrpl21 gene encoding large ribosomal subunit protein bL21m gives MALSRGVSLWRTCSKVLQKQCRLLPVSGQRVQSSVSAGLIPQTSLSRPPWPEPILVPEEEQRRRHAEVVNTVNQKIHQRDFGRLFAVVHFAGHQWKVTDEDLIMIENHIEAECGEQIRMEKVLLVGAEEFTLIGRPLLSRELVRVEATVIEKTESWPKVHMTFWKRHRYQRKRIIIQPQTVLRINTITLAPRLT, from the coding sequence ATGGCGCTGAGCAGAGGAGTGAGTTTGTGGAGGACATGCAGCAAGGTGTTGCAAAAACAGTGCCGCCTCCTCCCCGTCAGCGGACAAAGAGTACAAAGCTCCGTTAGCGCCGGCTTGATTCCCCAAACCTCCCTGTCGAGGCCACCGTGGCCGGAGCCCATCCTGGtcccagaggaggagcagcggagGCGACATGCGGAGGTAGTCAACACCGTGAACCAAAAGATCCACCAACGAGACTTCGGTCGACTGTTTGCTGTGGTGCATTTTGCTGGACATCAATGGAAGGTGACTGACGAAGACCTGATCATGATCGAGAATCACATTGAGGCAGAGTGCGGGGAGCAGATCCGGATGGAGAAGGTGCTGCTGGTCGGCGCGGAGGAGTTCACCCTGATAGGGAGGCCGCTGTTGAGCAGAGAGCTGGTCAGGGTCGAGGCCACCGTCATCGAGAAGACTGAGTCCTGGCCCAAAGTTCACATGACGTTCTGGAAGAGACACCGGTATCAGCGCAAGAGGATCATCATCCAGCCGCAGACGGTGCTGAGGATCAACACCATCACACTGGCCCCCCGGCTAACATGA